A window of Fluoribacter dumoffii NY 23 contains these coding sequences:
- a CDS encoding alcohol dehydrogenase has product MKKMKAVQVSKSGEWETIQKEMVMPSLNQVRIKVEACGVCHSDAFVKENLWPNLLFPRIPGHEIAGVIDEIGANVTHWKPGQRVGVGWAGARCGYCHPCRHGDFILCEHHQITGLDYDGGYAEYMIAPVEALAAIPDELSFAEAAPLMCAGITTFNALRHSVARAGDLVAIQGIGGLGHLAIQFAHKMGFKTVALSKGADKKDLAEKLGAHIYINTDDKDGALELKKLGGARVILATAPSGKAISPLVDALGNKGELVIVGASSDPIQVISTQLIAANRSIKGWPSGSAIDIEETLQFCALEGIRPMIQEYPLADAAKAYDGMMTNKVRFRAVIRMQ; this is encoded by the coding sequence ATGAAAAAAATGAAGGCCGTACAAGTCAGTAAATCGGGTGAGTGGGAAACCATTCAAAAAGAGATGGTGATGCCCTCATTAAATCAAGTGCGTATTAAAGTTGAAGCATGCGGTGTATGTCATTCAGATGCTTTTGTGAAAGAAAATTTATGGCCTAATCTTCTCTTTCCCAGAATTCCTGGTCATGAAATTGCGGGTGTAATTGATGAGATCGGAGCTAATGTGACTCATTGGAAACCGGGACAACGTGTGGGGGTAGGCTGGGCGGGGGCACGCTGTGGTTACTGTCATCCATGTCGTCATGGAGATTTTATTTTGTGTGAGCACCATCAAATTACAGGCTTGGACTATGATGGTGGATATGCAGAATATATGATCGCACCTGTAGAAGCACTTGCTGCCATTCCAGATGAGCTTTCATTTGCAGAAGCTGCACCATTAATGTGCGCAGGCATAACCACTTTTAATGCATTAAGACACAGTGTTGCACGTGCGGGGGACTTGGTCGCAATACAGGGAATAGGGGGGTTAGGCCATCTGGCAATTCAATTCGCGCACAAAATGGGATTTAAAACAGTGGCTCTTTCCAAGGGTGCGGACAAAAAAGACCTTGCAGAAAAATTAGGCGCTCATATTTATATAAATACAGACGATAAAGACGGTGCTCTTGAGTTAAAAAAATTAGGTGGGGCTCGCGTTATTTTAGCAACCGCACCGAGTGGTAAAGCAATCTCCCCCTTGGTTGATGCCCTGGGTAATAAAGGAGAACTTGTCATTGTAGGAGCTTCTAGTGATCCAATTCAGGTAATATCGACGCAACTTATTGCCGCTAATCGTTCAATAAAAGGTTGGCCATCTGGCAGCGCTATTGATATAGAAGAAACTTTACAATTTTGTGCATTGGAGGGTATTCGTCCGATGATTCAAGAGTATCCGCTTGCAGATGCAGCTAAGGCTTACGACGGAATGATGACCAATAAAGTACGTTTTCGTGCAGTAATTAGGATGCAATGA
- a CDS encoding Lpg1974 family pore-forming outer membrane protein, producing MMTLKFFPLIATSLFVASASAAPLPKYIDKDGPVCSSMLCAFKSPGGLYVGGTGYYVQPSETGIGLVTDSWLFTVPGGTQAQSKPFDPGYKWAGSVTLGYDIPMSANNIEINYLYLENKTHAVNSFANGSSFFGAILFTDVFIPPTPGFVSDAYLTYRVDQADVKAGRKYSDVSGVFSIRPSLGVRYAQVKHNMSFAAPGLITSKFSGAGPLISLDGHYNLWRGFGLLGYFDYALMAGSLDASSEVTLAGNTISFTWPKRNRVVNNITGKIGLDYTHTLTNTATWTAAVGYQINEYLSAMDTVRGVTGLTFGVNGAPNMGPQRIAANETNNFSFQGLFLSLTLHA from the coding sequence ATGATGACATTGAAGTTTTTTCCATTGATTGCTACAAGTCTTTTTGTTGCAAGTGCCTCAGCAGCGCCGCTTCCTAAATACATAGACAAAGACGGACCTGTATGTTCGAGTATGCTTTGTGCTTTTAAAAGCCCTGGCGGCCTTTATGTGGGCGGTACTGGCTATTACGTACAACCCAGTGAAACAGGCATAGGTCTGGTGACTGACAGCTGGTTATTTACCGTTCCTGGTGGAACCCAGGCTCAAAGCAAACCCTTTGACCCAGGTTATAAATGGGCTGGAAGCGTTACTTTAGGTTACGATATCCCCATGTCGGCCAATAATATCGAAATCAATTATCTTTACTTGGAAAACAAAACCCATGCTGTGAATAGTTTTGCTAATGGATCTTCATTTTTTGGTGCCATTCTATTTACCGACGTATTCATTCCTCCAACCCCCGGTTTCGTTAGCGATGCTTACTTGACTTACAGGGTGGATCAGGCAGATGTCAAGGCAGGCAGGAAATATAGTGATGTTTCCGGGGTTTTTAGTATTCGCCCTTCCTTGGGGGTGCGTTATGCGCAAGTAAAACACAATATGTCCTTTGCTGCACCAGGACTTATTACAAGCAAATTCAGTGGAGCGGGTCCTTTGATCAGCCTTGATGGCCATTACAATTTGTGGCGCGGTTTTGGCCTGTTGGGATATTTTGATTACGCACTTATGGCGGGATCTTTGGATGCGTCCTCCGAGGTTACTCTGGCGGGAAATACTATAAGCTTTACTTGGCCGAAACGTAATCGTGTAGTGAATAACATTACCGGGAAAATCGGCCTGGATTATACCCATACGCTAACCAATACAGCTACATGGACTGCTGCAGTCGGATATCAAATCAATGAATATCTAAGCGCAATGGATACCGTTAGGGGCGTTACAGGCTTAACTTTTGGCGTAAACGGAGCTCCAAATATGGGTCCTCAACGTATTGCCGCCAATGAGACAAATAACTTCTCGTTCCAGGGATTATTTTTAAGCCTTACCCTTCATGCCTAA
- the argE gene encoding acetylornithine deacetylase, which produces MDALDWLKKLISFDTTSRNSNLSLIETLANAFTDYQINPILIHDEQAPKANLLASIPDCHGRFNGGLILSGHTDVVPVDGQTWDSDPFQATIREGKIYGRGACDMKGFIAVAMSLIPQLKALHLQFPVHFAFSYDEEIGCRGAPSLIERMVKLNYKPKACIVGEPTSMQPVIGHKGIQCYRCQIHGVAAHSSLTPQGCNAIEHAASFISYLRNIACQFKAQGHRDEAYDVPYSTLSTNLIHGGNAYNTIPALCEFVFEIRNLVVDNPHELHQQIVDYIDTQLLPALHKEQKNTKVILETISEAPGLDTPISEPLVRAAQSICQNEKHLKVAYATEAGLFQQAQIPTIVCGPGSIEQAHRANEFVSLEQLELCRQFIIKMMKSPFLNMSEL; this is translated from the coding sequence ATGGATGCCCTGGATTGGTTAAAAAAGCTCATCTCGTTTGACACTACCTCACGTAACTCCAATTTATCCTTGATAGAAACCTTGGCTAATGCCTTTACTGATTACCAAATTAACCCTATTTTAATTCATGATGAACAAGCACCTAAAGCAAATTTGCTTGCTTCAATCCCTGATTGTCATGGAAGGTTCAATGGGGGTCTTATTTTGTCTGGCCATACCGATGTAGTTCCTGTTGATGGACAAACCTGGGATAGCGATCCCTTTCAGGCAACAATCAGAGAGGGAAAAATATATGGACGAGGCGCTTGTGATATGAAAGGTTTTATCGCAGTTGCCATGAGTCTCATTCCCCAATTAAAAGCACTTCATCTGCAGTTTCCTGTACATTTCGCTTTTTCATATGATGAAGAAATTGGCTGTCGCGGCGCGCCAAGTCTTATCGAGAGGATGGTAAAATTAAACTATAAACCCAAAGCCTGCATTGTCGGCGAACCTACTTCCATGCAACCTGTAATAGGCCATAAAGGGATCCAATGCTATCGATGTCAAATTCATGGAGTAGCAGCACATTCATCATTAACTCCCCAAGGGTGTAATGCAATAGAGCATGCCGCATCATTCATTAGCTATCTCCGCAACATTGCCTGCCAATTCAAAGCCCAAGGGCATAGGGACGAGGCCTATGATGTACCTTATTCAACGCTGTCCACCAACCTTATTCACGGGGGAAATGCTTATAATACAATACCCGCTTTGTGTGAGTTTGTTTTTGAAATAAGGAACCTGGTAGTTGATAATCCGCATGAACTCCATCAACAAATTGTCGATTATATAGACACTCAATTGCTGCCTGCACTACACAAGGAACAAAAAAACACAAAAGTCATTTTGGAAACGATTTCCGAAGCACCCGGATTGGATACCCCCATCTCAGAACCCCTTGTCCGTGCTGCCCAGTCCATTTGTCAAAATGAAAAACATTTAAAAGTTGCCTATGCTACGGAGGCAGGATTATTCCAGCAAGCGCAAATTCCTACTATCGTTTGTGGTCCAGGGAGTATTGAACAAGCGCATCGGGCAAATGAATTTGTTTCTCTTGAGCAATTAGAATTGTGTAGACAATTTATCATCAAAATGATGAAATCCCCCTTTCTTAATATGTCCGAATTATAA
- a CDS encoding ATP-binding protein, with protein sequence MDSDKIKDLHSIINQKDAEINQLKFSLEEERLKFKNELQAAHDYYENIIALMPGHVYWLDKNNVFLGCNDLQAENARLQSRKDIVGKTNYDMPWKDQAEELNKLNQLVMETGIPHTAEEYAVMANGMGIYYSQKVPLRNQNNETIGVLGISLDITERKKMEVALRRAKENAEVANQAKTEFIENMSHDIHTPLSGIVGMSRLLEETAEDPERKQYARWIHESGEKLLDLLNGVMEIVAADNLRENDVREELFELRKNIKDIAHLVQPTLEMKKIQLNIEIDETVPNTVITDGTKLHRVLLNLVGNAIKFTDNGTVTIKVETLSQEISYTQLRFSVIDTGIGIPRELQRKIFDRFFRAIPSYKSQHSGYGVGLHVAQKYLSLLGGEINLTSEVGEGATFYFTLTMKIGYNEFSPSCELPETKSQQEPPSAKSPLILLVEDNIISLHMIENVVEQAGYQFYSAIDGEHAIELLESNDFDLIITDVGIPSSSGKNLVQSIRNLEEQKQKKPIPIIGLTTNTSGEAKTEYLSIGMNKILTKPIPLKVLQEVVNTLMLSR encoded by the coding sequence ATGGATTCTGATAAAATAAAAGATTTACACAGTATAATTAATCAAAAAGATGCCGAAATTAATCAATTAAAATTTTCTCTTGAGGAAGAAAGATTAAAATTTAAAAATGAATTGCAGGCGGCGCACGATTATTATGAAAATATTATCGCCTTAATGCCGGGTCATGTTTATTGGCTGGATAAAAATAATGTATTTTTGGGTTGTAACGATTTACAAGCTGAAAATGCGCGTTTGCAGTCAAGAAAAGATATTGTTGGGAAAACTAATTATGATATGCCATGGAAGGATCAGGCAGAAGAATTAAATAAACTCAATCAATTAGTCATGGAAACAGGTATTCCCCATACTGCTGAAGAGTATGCCGTTATGGCCAACGGGATGGGCATTTATTATTCCCAAAAAGTTCCTTTACGCAATCAAAATAATGAAACTATAGGCGTGTTGGGAATTTCTCTGGACATCACCGAACGAAAAAAAATGGAAGTCGCCTTACGTCGGGCTAAAGAAAACGCTGAGGTAGCAAATCAGGCAAAAACTGAATTTATTGAAAATATGAGCCATGATATCCATACTCCGTTAAGTGGCATAGTTGGGATGTCCAGGCTGTTAGAGGAGACAGCTGAAGATCCCGAAAGAAAACAATACGCCCGCTGGATTCATGAAAGTGGAGAAAAATTACTTGATTTACTCAACGGGGTCATGGAAATTGTTGCAGCAGATAATCTCCGGGAAAATGATGTCCGTGAAGAGTTATTCGAATTACGCAAGAATATCAAGGATATTGCACATCTCGTACAACCCACCCTGGAAATGAAAAAAATTCAATTAAATATTGAAATTGATGAGACAGTACCTAATACCGTGATTACGGATGGGACAAAATTGCACCGAGTACTGCTAAATCTGGTTGGCAATGCGATTAAGTTTACAGACAACGGTACGGTAACCATTAAAGTAGAAACACTTTCCCAGGAAATTAGCTACACTCAACTGCGTTTCAGTGTGATAGATACCGGCATAGGTATTCCTCGTGAGTTACAGCGCAAGATTTTTGATCGATTCTTTCGTGCAATCCCTTCTTATAAAAGTCAGCACAGCGGTTATGGGGTTGGACTTCATGTTGCACAAAAATACCTAAGCCTATTGGGCGGCGAAATCAATTTAACCAGTGAAGTTGGGGAAGGTGCCACTTTTTATTTTACCCTTACCATGAAAATTGGATACAATGAGTTCAGTCCTTCCTGTGAGCTCCCGGAAACCAAATCACAACAAGAACCTCCCTCAGCCAAGTCACCGCTCATTCTTCTTGTGGAAGATAATATCATTTCACTTCATATGATTGAAAACGTTGTAGAACAAGCCGGTTATCAGTTTTATTCAGCAATTGATGGAGAACATGCAATCGAATTACTGGAATCAAACGATTTTGATTTAATCATAACCGATGTGGGGATACCGAGTAGTTCAGGTAAAAATCTCGTTCAGAGCATCCGTAATCTGGAAGAACAAAAGCAGAAGAAACCGATACCCATTATCGGCCTGACTACCAACACATCCGGAGAGGCTAAAACAGAATATTTAAGTATTGGAATGAATAAAATATTGACTAAGCCTATTCCCTTAAAAGTGCTTCAGGAAGTAGTAAACACCCTCATGTTATCGCGTTAA
- a CDS encoding Lrp/AsnC family transcriptional regulator encodes MDRTDKKILDLLQSNCQINNQELAEMVALSPSPCLRRVKLLEDNGYIRKKVALLEPEKLGLKLSVIVLVGLNSHQPAVMHQFEEAVRFLPEVVQCYLITGQSADYVLKVIVPDLNAYQSFLLDKLTRINGVTSVQSSFILRTICDTTMLPLDHLD; translated from the coding sequence ATGGATCGTACTGATAAAAAAATCCTTGATCTCCTTCAATCAAACTGCCAAATTAACAATCAAGAGCTTGCAGAAATGGTGGCTTTATCGCCCTCTCCATGTCTTCGGCGCGTCAAATTATTGGAGGATAATGGGTACATAAGAAAAAAAGTTGCTTTGCTTGAACCTGAAAAACTGGGTTTGAAGTTGTCCGTGATTGTTTTAGTTGGTTTAAACAGCCATCAACCCGCTGTCATGCATCAGTTTGAAGAAGCGGTCCGTTTCCTCCCTGAGGTAGTGCAATGTTATTTAATTACCGGACAATCTGCAGATTACGTATTGAAAGTCATTGTACCAGACCTTAATGCATATCAATCATTTTTGTTAGACAAACTCACACGGATTAATGGGGTAACCAGCGTCCAATCCAGTTTTATTTTGAGAACCATTTGTGATACCACCATGCTCCCATTGGATCACCTCGATTGA
- a CDS encoding MFS transporter — protein MSTSRVIAWFVWIIASIFYAYQYILRVMPSIMMNDITAQFHIDATVFGQFSGVYYLGYSLMHLPIGILLDRFGPRKIMTLCILLPVVGLLPLLFSEHWVYPLMGRALIGIGSSAAILGTFKIIRMTFKEQHFSRMLSFSVMIGLIGAVYGGGPVSYMCQAMGYKMVIELFIVIGLVLACVTYLIVPDEKPTYHTSVIANIKTVFGNKKVILLCCFAGLMLGPLEGFSDVWGAGFLKQVYGLNSATANYLPSMIFLGMCFGSPILSLIAEKTGYYLGTIIAAGITMCLVFTALVAGILTVSSITVSFIIVGMCCAYQILAIYIVSTYVPENLAGLTTAIANMIIMIFGYGFHTVIGYLINEHGGIREAGAFVYGIGVIPATLAMGVIGFSIIAYREKYALSKYLPAGSPG, from the coding sequence ATGTCTACATCACGAGTTATTGCCTGGTTTGTATGGATTATTGCCTCAATTTTTTATGCCTACCAATATATTCTTAGAGTAATGCCTAGTATTATGATGAATGATATAACCGCGCAATTTCATATAGATGCGACAGTTTTTGGGCAATTTTCGGGAGTTTATTACCTCGGTTATTCTTTGATGCACTTACCAATTGGAATTTTGTTGGATCGCTTTGGCCCCAGAAAAATAATGACTTTATGCATTCTGCTTCCTGTTGTTGGCTTGTTGCCGCTGCTTTTTTCAGAACACTGGGTTTATCCGCTTATGGGAAGAGCATTGATTGGTATTGGATCTTCTGCGGCAATTTTGGGAACATTTAAGATAATACGGATGACTTTCAAAGAGCAGCATTTTTCCCGGATGCTAAGTTTTTCAGTCATGATAGGGCTTATCGGTGCCGTTTATGGGGGAGGTCCTGTAAGCTATATGTGCCAGGCTATGGGATATAAAATGGTAATTGAACTATTTATTGTTATTGGCCTCGTCCTGGCTTGTGTGACTTATTTGATTGTCCCTGATGAGAAGCCTACTTATCACACCTCGGTAATTGCCAATATCAAGACAGTGTTTGGCAATAAAAAAGTAATTTTGCTTTGTTGTTTTGCCGGCTTGATGCTCGGTCCTCTTGAAGGGTTTTCTGATGTATGGGGAGCGGGATTTTTAAAACAAGTATACGGTTTGAATTCAGCAACAGCAAACTATTTGCCCTCAATGATTTTTCTTGGAATGTGTTTTGGTTCGCCCATTCTGAGTTTAATCGCGGAAAAAACCGGATATTATTTAGGGACAATCATTGCTGCTGGAATCACGATGTGCCTGGTATTTACCGCACTCGTAGCGGGGATTCTCACCGTATCCAGCATCACAGTGTCTTTTATAATTGTTGGAATGTGTTGCGCCTATCAGATTTTGGCGATTTATATCGTTTCTACTTATGTCCCGGAAAACTTGGCTGGACTGACTACAGCTATTGCCAACATGATTATTATGATTTTTGGCTATGGGTTCCATACCGTTATTGGATATCTAATCAATGAGCATGGAGGGATTCGTGAAGCAGGGGCATTTGTTTACGGGATAGGAGTGATTCCGGCGACTCTGGCAATGGGAGTTATCGGTTTTAGCATCATTGCTTACCGAGAGAAGTATGCTCTATCTAAATACCTTCCTGCAGGCAGTCCGGGTTAA
- a CDS encoding YdgA family protein, with amino-acid sequence MKKWTGFFIVLVALILVAYYAIGFSIKSTLNKNINSIPKSSAFNVHLHQYHCGWFSSKAILSIKMHIPAQTITDKNGQPQTEPPADFDIDIPLLIKHGPFIFTNYGIRFGVGLITTQPETHYEAFINYLNRTLFRYTLPSLAIEGKIGENEGDFQLAWQGLTSLLSVSSNLDLVDGNFQLAGLNGAANNPSKPQNNVTFKIGAIDYDFKLKRYQDWLWTGHSHFNSNAIAISIAGNKLFELSGLNFLARSDINHGVMDIHFKLSLQKLFTNNHNYGPGTLHLSIRNLDPNIAAKINQQEFSMIQNNSDPNMITLSFMSELPQLLAKGAMIELSEMNLDVPDGKITGNFKIAVPENESNDLSQIIQKIYGEGTFRAPMATVKAIAKALLENESPNNEQSNDNEQTNPVSSPASITQSEQTSMDSDNNTAKNADTLVQDLVSKGLLKTEGNDYVVSFKIENQKIIINGQVFNSEMLQ; translated from the coding sequence ATGAAAAAATGGACTGGTTTCTTCATTGTTTTGGTGGCACTCATCCTTGTGGCTTATTATGCCATTGGTTTTTCAATTAAAAGCACCTTAAACAAGAATATAAATTCAATACCAAAATCTTCCGCTTTTAATGTTCATTTGCATCAATACCACTGCGGCTGGTTTTCATCAAAGGCCATCTTGTCAATCAAAATGCATATTCCTGCGCAAACCATAACCGATAAAAATGGGCAACCCCAAACAGAGCCTCCAGCAGATTTTGATATAGATATTCCACTCCTCATTAAACATGGGCCATTTATATTTACAAATTACGGCATTCGTTTTGGAGTGGGGTTGATTACAACGCAACCTGAAACACATTATGAGGCATTTATTAATTACCTAAACAGAACGCTGTTTCGTTATACACTGCCTTCCTTGGCCATAGAAGGTAAGATTGGAGAAAATGAAGGGGACTTTCAACTCGCATGGCAGGGACTAACTTCATTGCTCAGTGTTTCCTCAAACCTTGATCTTGTTGATGGAAACTTTCAATTAGCAGGATTAAACGGAGCTGCTAACAACCCATCCAAACCTCAGAATAACGTGACTTTTAAAATTGGTGCAATTGACTATGATTTTAAACTAAAACGTTATCAGGACTGGTTATGGACAGGGCACTCGCACTTTAATTCTAATGCAATAGCAATCAGTATAGCGGGTAATAAGTTATTCGAACTGTCTGGACTTAATTTTCTGGCACGTTCTGATATTAATCATGGGGTAATGGACATTCATTTTAAACTGTCTTTGCAAAAATTGTTTACCAATAACCACAATTATGGACCAGGAACGCTCCATTTGAGTATAAGGAATTTGGACCCCAATATTGCAGCGAAAATTAATCAGCAAGAATTCAGCATGATCCAAAATAACAGTGATCCCAATATGATCACACTGTCCTTCATGAGTGAGCTGCCGCAACTCCTTGCCAAGGGAGCAATGATAGAACTTTCAGAAATGAATCTGGATGTGCCTGATGGAAAAATTACAGGTAACTTTAAAATAGCAGTACCGGAAAATGAAAGTAATGATTTATCGCAAATTATACAAAAAATATATGGTGAAGGAACCTTTAGGGCACCGATGGCAACGGTCAAGGCCATTGCCAAAGCATTATTGGAAAATGAGTCTCCTAATAATGAACAATCTAATGACAATGAACAAACTAATCCCGTATCTTCACCTGCATCGATTACCCAATCTGAGCAAACTTCAATGGATTCAGATAATAATACGGCGAAAAATGCAGACACACTAGTCCAGGATTTAGTAAGTAAAGGGCTCTTAAAGACTGAAGGTAATGATTATGTAGTGTCATTCAAAATTGAAAACCAGAAGATTATTATTAATGGACAGGTTTTTAATTCTGAGATGTTGCAATAA
- a CDS encoding EAL domain-containing protein: MPCQKCDLTTPYHLAGTYHLLISAPRTHSYSKLLNYLAEDNYDVKIKDGAIIELIFSAEEAQGIGHVLERCFSQVELEDSKAVLLPINITDKRIEKVLHYTHSLKEIVGLCLSQWLVGLIENHGLSTFCQSIVHNNTLEPYGFECLLRGKLGNSIIPASDIFGAAKSSGMLFLLDKMARICHIENMSKIDISDKKIFINFNPTAIYDPVFCLKTTNLALKRTSIKPTQIVFEVTESDEVKDKKHLLKIMNYYREQGYSVALDDLGSGYSSLNLLTELQPDYIKLDQELISQIHANKYKQIILEKICEMAKKLKIKIISEGVETNEQLQIIKNYGIDFYQGFLFDKPMPYEKIPEYYKVNK, encoded by the coding sequence GTGCCTTGTCAAAAATGTGATTTAACGACACCCTATCATCTGGCAGGAACTTATCATTTGCTCATCTCAGCTCCGCGAACCCATTCTTATTCAAAGTTATTAAATTACCTGGCTGAAGATAATTATGATGTCAAAATAAAAGACGGTGCAATTATTGAGCTTATCTTTTCCGCAGAGGAAGCACAAGGGATAGGTCATGTTCTGGAGCGGTGTTTCTCACAGGTTGAACTTGAAGACAGCAAAGCTGTCTTATTGCCGATAAATATCACAGATAAAAGAATAGAAAAAGTTCTACATTATACTCACTCACTAAAAGAGATTGTCGGGTTGTGTTTATCACAATGGCTGGTTGGACTTATTGAAAATCACGGACTGTCAACTTTTTGTCAATCGATAGTCCATAATAATACACTTGAACCTTATGGTTTTGAGTGCTTATTAAGGGGGAAACTGGGTAATAGTATCATACCTGCATCAGATATATTCGGGGCGGCAAAATCTAGTGGCATGCTGTTTTTATTAGATAAGATGGCCCGTATATGCCATATTGAAAATATGAGTAAAATTGATATTTCTGATAAAAAAATTTTCATTAATTTCAACCCAACAGCAATTTATGATCCTGTTTTTTGCTTAAAAACAACAAATCTTGCCTTAAAAAGAACTTCTATTAAGCCCACACAAATTGTGTTTGAAGTCACTGAAAGTGACGAGGTTAAAGATAAAAAGCACTTGTTAAAAATAATGAATTATTACAGGGAGCAAGGTTACAGTGTTGCTCTCGATGATTTGGGTTCTGGTTATAGCTCTTTAAATTTACTTACTGAGTTACAACCTGATTACATCAAACTGGATCAAGAATTAATTAGTCAAATTCATGCAAATAAATATAAGCAAATCATATTGGAGAAAATATGTGAAATGGCTAAAAAGCTCAAGATAAAAATAATCTCTGAAGGGGTCGAAACAAACGAGCAACTGCAGATTATTAAAAATTATGGCATTGATTTTTATCAGGGTTTTTTATTTGATAAGCCTATGCCCTATGAAAAAATACCCGAATATTATAAAGTGAATAAATAA